The Epilithonimonas zeae genome contains the following window.
CTGTAATAATTTTTAACATCATTATTATTTTTAAAGTCAAGAATTAACTCACCAATATTCTGAAACGCTGAACCGTGAAGAGTCTTTGCTGTTAAACCTTTATCGGTTAGGATTTGCGCTCTTTTGTAATTGCCGTTGAATAAATAATATCTTATTGAATCTAAAACTTTCGGGCCATCCGGATTATCGTTTCGGGAAGGTCCGCCTGACCAAAAAGTAGCTTCGTTCAGCTGAAGTTTTTCCTGAGAAGGATCGCCAAAAACCATCGCTGCTAATCTTCCGTTTCCAACCGGTAACGCTTCCACCCACTGTTTGGCAGGTTTGTCATACCAAAGCTTATATTTTCCTCCTTTTTGAGCAAAGGAAAATCCGCTAAGGAAAAGACAGAAGGTTAATATGGAAAATTTGAAGTTCATTTTTTTAAATTTTCTTTTCTGAGACAGAATTTACGGTCGTATTTCTATTAATCAACCAAATAATTCCCCAAGCTGCAATGTAAGAAACACCAGCTATGAAAAATATGATATTGTAACCACCATTGATATTTCCCGCTTTTTTGAATGTATCCAAAACAATCCCGATGAAAAGTGGGAAAAGAATTCCGGCTGCAGAACCGAGCATTCCGCCAAAACCGATGACCGAACTCACATAATTATTGGGTAATTTGTCTCCGACTGTTGTCATCAGATTTGCTCCCCAACCTTGATGCGCAGCTGTTGCCAAAGCAATGATAATCGTAATCATCCACATATTGTCGACATATTTTGAAAACATTACCGGAACTACCATCAAGGCGAACAGTAACATTGTAAAACTTCTCGCTCTTCCGATCGCCCAGCCTTTTTTAATTAATAATGAAGACAGATAACCGCCACCAATACTTCCAATCGTGGTTCCGCTGTAAATAATGATTAGTGGAATGGAAGGTTTGGTCAAATCCATTTTAAAAACGTCTGAAAAATACGCAGGCAGCCAGAACATAAAGAAATACCAAATCGGATCGGTAAGGATTTTTCCGATGGCAAAAGCCCAAGTTACTTTATATTTTAATAATTCTGAAAGTGGAACTTTAGACGGTACTTCCGTTTGTCCAGCCTGATCGCTTTTGATGTATTGAAGTTCTTCTTGGCTAAGATTTTTAGTTTTTTCCGGAATATTGTAAAATCTCCACCACAAAACAATCCATAACAGACCCAATGCACCAATCCAGACAAAAGTTTGTCTCCAGCCGTAATGACCTAAAATAAAAGGAACTAAGAGTGGCGCTAAAATAGCTCCAACCGTTGCACCTGAGTTAAAAATTCCCGTCGCCAAAGCTCGTTCTTTTTTCGGAAACCATTCGGCGACAGATTTTATTGCTGCTGGGAAATTTCCTGCTTCACTAATTCCCAAAGTACTTCTTGCGATTAAAAAACCGACCGTACTTTTCACAAAACCGTGTCCGATAGATGCTAAACTCCAGACTATCAAAGAAACGGCATATCCGATTTTAGTTCCGACCCTGTCGATAAAACGTCCCATTGCGAGATATCCGATGGCATAAGTAGTCGTAAAAGCCATCACGATGTAGCTGTAATCCTTCTCGTCCCAGCTGAATTCTTTTTCAAGAACAGGTTTCAGCAAACCCATTACCTGACGGTCGAGATAATTGATCGTAGTAGCTAGAAAGACCATAGACAGCATAAACCATCTGATATTTCGGTTTTTAGGAGCCTGCATTAGTTTTCATTAAGTTGTTGTAATAAATTTTTTACTT
Protein-coding sequences here:
- a CDS encoding MFS transporter; translation: MQAPKNRNIRWFMLSMVFLATTINYLDRQVMGLLKPVLEKEFSWDEKDYSYIVMAFTTTYAIGYLAMGRFIDRVGTKIGYAVSLIVWSLASIGHGFVKSTVGFLIARSTLGISEAGNFPAAIKSVAEWFPKKERALATGIFNSGATVGAILAPLLVPFILGHYGWRQTFVWIGALGLLWIVLWWRFYNIPEKTKNLSQEELQYIKSDQAGQTEVPSKVPLSELLKYKVTWAFAIGKILTDPIWYFFMFWLPAYFSDVFKMDLTKPSIPLIIIYSGTTIGSIGGGYLSSLLIKKGWAIGRARSFTMLLFALMVVPVMFSKYVDNMWMITIIIALATAAHQGWGANLMTTVGDKLPNNYVSSVIGFGGMLGSAAGILFPLFIGIVLDTFKKAGNINGGYNIIFFIAGVSYIAAWGIIWLINRNTTVNSVSEKKI